The proteins below come from a single Gordonia sp. X0973 genomic window:
- a CDS encoding pirin family protein, giving the protein MSNLDGRPTETTLRPGEPCTDVEILEPRSVPLGGPRAMTVYRTLPQLRRSLIGAWCFLDHYGPDDVGVSGGMEVPRHPHTGLATVSWLFDGEIDHLDSGGNAAAVVPGELNLMIAGRGITHQEISTPETHTLHGVQLWFALPDETRFTANHFEHYAPQPVRLPGLTALVFLGELLGSTSPVRTRTPELLGAELTLAPDTAVTLDVRADFEHGVLAETGEAEVNGRVVAHRELAYVPPGSDTLRLHAGPAGARLILLGGIPFDEEIVMWWNFIGRGHDEIDEFRRRYQAELGFDSADPRDAGKPALFGPYPSGQLPPLPAPPLPTTRLKPRKRH; this is encoded by the coding sequence ATGAGCAACCTCGACGGTCGGCCCACGGAGACGACCCTGCGTCCGGGAGAACCGTGTACCGACGTGGAGATCCTCGAGCCGCGCTCCGTCCCACTGGGCGGACCCCGGGCGATGACCGTCTACCGCACCCTGCCCCAGCTGCGCCGATCACTCATCGGCGCGTGGTGCTTCCTCGACCACTACGGCCCGGACGACGTCGGGGTCAGCGGTGGGATGGAAGTACCGCGCCACCCACACACCGGCCTCGCGACGGTGTCGTGGCTGTTCGACGGCGAGATCGATCACCTTGATTCGGGCGGGAACGCAGCGGCCGTGGTTCCCGGCGAGCTGAACCTGATGATCGCCGGCCGGGGAATCACCCACCAGGAGATCAGCACCCCCGAGACCCACACCCTGCACGGGGTGCAGCTGTGGTTCGCGCTGCCAGACGAGACGCGGTTCACCGCCAACCACTTCGAGCACTACGCACCGCAACCGGTACGCCTGCCCGGATTGACCGCACTGGTCTTCCTCGGCGAACTGCTCGGTTCCACCTCGCCGGTCCGCACCCGTACGCCGGAACTGCTCGGCGCCGAGCTGACCCTCGCGCCGGATACCGCGGTCACCCTCGACGTGCGCGCCGACTTCGAACACGGGGTCCTGGCGGAGACCGGTGAGGCCGAGGTCAACGGGCGCGTCGTCGCCCATCGCGAACTCGCCTACGTGCCACCCGGTTCGGACACCTTGCGACTACATGCCGGCCCCGCGGGCGCCCGTCTGATCCTGTTGGGCGGCATCCCGTTCGACGAGGAGATCGTCATGTGGTGGAACTTCATCGGGCGCGGCCACGACGAGATCGACGAGTTCCGCCGCCGCTACCAGGCCGAACTCGGTTTCGACTCCGCGGACCCGCGCGACGCCGGGAAACCGGCGCTGTTCGGCCCGTACCCGTCGGGCCAGCTGCCGCCGCTACCCGCTCCGCCACTACCGACCACCCGGTTGAAGCCCCGCAAACGGCACTAG
- a CDS encoding DEAD/DEAH box helicase, with protein sequence MTGSYGEELLRATLAGTDPDDSPITHAEVIPAATARHADWPRWADPAIVAAYAELGLRRPWRHQIEAAEHAHAGRHVVIATGTASGKSLAYQLPMLQTLLTEHSSTALYLSPTKALGVDQLRSLTTILATNPEFSRLAPCTYDGDTDAQMRQWARANSRVLFTNPDMAHIGILAGHHRWQQFLRQLRYIVVDECHHYRGVFGANTALVLRRLLRVARAAGAEPVVIAASATTAEPAQTLTRLIGEPAVAVTDDASPTGERTVALWEPGFVPEATGENGAPVRRSAGAEAGRILADFVIEGARTLCFVRSRRGAEITARTAAGLLANSAPDLVGRVGAYRAGYLADDRRRLERAIADGELLGVATTNALELGVDISGLDAVVIAGYPGTVASFWQQAGRAGRRGAASAVVLVARDDPLDTYLVHHPEALLHKPVEATVFDPTNPYVLKPHLLCAAAELPLKPAEVEHLGVGEAVDELTAQGLLRRRKAGWYIAAGVEPHADIDIRGGIGGQILIVDTSSSQLLGTVDTTRALSTVHQGAVHIHQGRSYVVDELDLDDGLALVHPEEPDWTTSPRETTEVEVLDTEREIDRGALHVALVTVNVTSQVVGYLRKLHTGEILDSVELDLPPQTLPTRAVQYTLTPEALAAVGVTDANLPGALHAAEHAMIGMLPLVATCDRWDIGGLSTNIHADTGLPTVYVYDGYPGGAGFADRGYEAFGQWVSATHEAVSSCGCEKGCPSCVQSPKCGNGNEPLDKAGAIAVLDLISRSLG encoded by the coding sequence ATGACCGGTTCATACGGCGAGGAGTTGCTCCGCGCCACGCTGGCCGGGACCGATCCCGACGATTCGCCGATCACCCACGCCGAGGTCATCCCGGCGGCCACGGCGCGACACGCGGATTGGCCGCGGTGGGCCGACCCGGCGATCGTCGCGGCCTATGCCGAACTGGGGCTGCGCCGTCCTTGGCGACACCAGATCGAGGCCGCCGAACACGCCCACGCCGGCCGGCACGTGGTGATCGCGACGGGCACCGCGTCGGGGAAGTCGCTGGCCTACCAACTCCCGATGCTTCAGACCCTGCTGACCGAACACTCCTCCACCGCCCTCTACCTCTCGCCGACGAAGGCACTGGGCGTAGACCAGTTGCGTTCCCTCACAACGATTCTCGCGACCAACCCGGAGTTCTCCCGACTCGCGCCGTGTACCTACGACGGTGACACCGACGCCCAGATGCGGCAGTGGGCGCGAGCCAACTCGCGCGTGCTGTTCACCAACCCGGATATGGCCCACATCGGGATCCTCGCGGGCCACCACCGCTGGCAGCAGTTCCTGCGGCAGCTGCGCTACATCGTCGTCGACGAATGCCATCACTACCGCGGGGTCTTCGGGGCCAACACGGCGCTGGTGCTCCGACGGCTGTTGCGCGTCGCCCGCGCGGCCGGCGCCGAGCCGGTGGTCATCGCGGCCAGTGCCACCACCGCCGAGCCCGCGCAGACGCTGACCCGGCTGATCGGCGAACCCGCCGTCGCAGTGACCGACGACGCATCACCCACCGGAGAGAGAACCGTCGCACTCTGGGAGCCGGGCTTCGTGCCGGAGGCCACCGGCGAGAACGGGGCGCCGGTACGACGCTCGGCCGGCGCCGAGGCCGGGCGCATCCTCGCCGACTTCGTGATCGAGGGGGCGCGCACGTTGTGTTTCGTGCGCAGCCGTCGTGGTGCGGAGATCACCGCGCGCACGGCAGCGGGTCTCCTCGCGAACTCGGCCCCCGACCTGGTCGGGCGGGTCGGCGCCTATCGCGCGGGCTATCTCGCCGACGACCGTCGACGATTGGAACGGGCCATCGCCGACGGCGAACTGCTCGGCGTGGCGACGACGAACGCGCTCGAACTCGGGGTGGACATCAGCGGCCTCGACGCCGTCGTCATCGCCGGGTACCCGGGCACCGTCGCATCGTTCTGGCAGCAGGCCGGGCGCGCGGGCCGGCGCGGCGCCGCGTCGGCGGTGGTCCTCGTCGCGCGTGACGATCCGCTGGACACCTACCTCGTGCACCACCCCGAGGCCCTGCTGCACAAGCCGGTCGAGGCCACCGTCTTCGACCCGACGAACCCGTATGTCCTCAAGCCGCATCTGCTGTGCGCCGCGGCCGAGCTGCCGTTGAAACCCGCGGAGGTCGAGCACCTCGGTGTGGGCGAGGCCGTCGACGAGCTGACCGCGCAGGGACTACTGCGCCGGCGTAAGGCCGGTTGGTACATCGCCGCCGGGGTCGAACCCCACGCGGACATCGACATCCGCGGTGGCATCGGCGGGCAGATCCTCATCGTCGACACCTCGTCGTCGCAGCTGCTCGGCACCGTCGACACCACGCGGGCGCTCTCCACCGTCCATCAGGGGGCGGTCCACATCCACCAGGGCAGGTCCTACGTCGTCGACGAGCTGGACCTCGACGACGGGCTGGCGCTGGTGCACCCGGAGGAGCCGGATTGGACGACCTCCCCGCGTGAGACGACCGAGGTGGAGGTCCTCGACACCGAGCGCGAGATCGACCGCGGTGCGCTACACGTGGCGTTGGTGACGGTGAACGTGACGTCGCAGGTCGTCGGCTATCTCCGCAAGCTGCACACGGGCGAGATCCTCGACTCGGTGGAACTCGATCTGCCGCCGCAGACCCTGCCGACCCGTGCCGTGCAGTACACGCTGACACCCGAGGCCCTGGCCGCCGTCGGCGTCACCGACGCGAACCTGCCCGGTGCGCTGCACGCGGCCGAGCACGCGATGATCGGCATGCTGCCGCTGGTGGCCACCTGCGACCGGTGGGATATCGGCGGTCTCTCCACGAACATCCACGCCGACACCGGGCTGCCGACTGTCTACGTCTACGACGGGTATCCCGGCGGCGCGGGCTTCGCCGATCGTGGATACGAGGCGTTCGGACAGTGGGTGAGCGCAACCCACGAGGCGGTCTCCTCATGCGGCTGCGAGAAGGGCTGCCCGTCCTGCGTGCAGTCGCCCAAGTGCGGCAACGGCAACGAGCCGCTGGACAAGGCCGGCGCCATCGCGGTGCTCGATCTGATCAGCCGATCACTCGGCTAG
- a CDS encoding cold-shock protein, which translates to MAQGTVKWFNAEKGFGFIAPDEGNGDVFVHYSEIQGSGFRTLEENQRVEFEVGQGTKGPQATGVRAV; encoded by the coding sequence ATGGCACAGGGAACTGTGAAGTGGTTCAACGCGGAAAAAGGCTTCGGCTTCATCGCGCCCGACGAGGGAAACGGTGACGTGTTTGTTCACTACTCGGAGATCCAGGGATCTGGTTTCCGCACCCTGGAAGAGAACCAGCGCGTCGAGTTCGAGGTCGGTCAGGGCACCAAGGGTCCCCAGGCCACTGGCGTTCGCGCCGTCTAA
- a CDS encoding saccharopine dehydrogenase family protein: MRVLALGGAGEMGIEAVRVLAHSEKVEQVVIADRDGVAGQRAAKQIGGAVRAVQLDICEEVELAAALAGVDLVVNTVGPFDRFGPRVLAAAIEAQVDYIDICDDPQPTVDMLEFDERARAAGVCAVIGVGASPGISNMLAMAAVGFLDTADEVLTGWNIAAAQPGPGRAGVSAAVLHGMAQIAGKIPVVRDGEVVAEDPLRVVEIDYPGVGRATARTFGHPEPITLHRALSGLTRSSNVVVADAVTMTALRGLRGLVDHTPLGIERTAWIAQRLERLKPSNPADLAGSLPPLFALASGSVNGEAGSVAVALAQVPGFTMAENTGIPLAVGALLVGAGRAPGVYTPETAFAPDEFFEHLAPHCIGWSAGAPMSVVTRSWASAEENRHALRSSLLTALSEV; the protein is encoded by the coding sequence GTGCGGGTATTGGCGCTCGGTGGTGCCGGCGAGATGGGGATCGAGGCGGTTCGCGTCCTCGCCCACTCGGAGAAGGTCGAGCAGGTGGTGATCGCCGACCGCGACGGGGTTGCCGGGCAGCGGGCCGCGAAACAGATCGGCGGCGCGGTGCGGGCCGTCCAGCTCGACATCTGCGAGGAAGTCGAACTGGCCGCCGCGTTGGCGGGGGTGGACCTGGTGGTCAACACCGTCGGTCCCTTCGACCGCTTCGGCCCCCGCGTACTCGCCGCCGCCATCGAAGCGCAGGTGGACTACATCGACATCTGTGACGATCCCCAGCCGACCGTGGACATGCTCGAGTTCGACGAGCGGGCGCGGGCCGCCGGGGTCTGCGCCGTCATCGGGGTCGGTGCGAGCCCGGGGATCTCGAACATGCTCGCCATGGCGGCCGTCGGGTTCCTCGACACCGCCGACGAGGTGCTCACCGGCTGGAATATCGCCGCCGCGCAGCCCGGCCCGGGGCGAGCGGGCGTCAGTGCCGCGGTGCTGCACGGAATGGCGCAGATCGCCGGGAAGATCCCCGTCGTGCGCGACGGTGAGGTCGTCGCCGAGGATCCCCTCCGCGTGGTGGAGATCGACTATCCCGGCGTGGGGCGGGCAACCGCGCGCACCTTCGGCCACCCGGAGCCGATCACCCTGCACCGGGCGTTGTCGGGGCTGACGCGCTCGAGCAATGTCGTCGTCGCCGACGCGGTGACCATGACGGCGCTGCGCGGGTTGCGCGGGCTGGTCGACCACACGCCACTGGGTATCGAGCGGACCGCGTGGATCGCGCAGCGGCTGGAGCGGCTCAAGCCGTCGAATCCGGCCGACCTCGCCGGATCGTTGCCGCCGCTGTTCGCGCTCGCCAGCGGGTCGGTGAACGGTGAGGCCGGTTCCGTCGCGGTCGCGCTGGCCCAGGTTCCGGGGTTCACGATGGCGGAGAACACCGGGATCCCGCTGGCCGTCGGCGCCCTTCTCGTCGGTGCCGGTCGAGCACCCGGGGTCTACACGCCGGAGACGGCATTCGCGCCCGACGAATTCTTCGAGCATCTGGCTCCACACTGTATCGGCTGGTCAGCGGGGGCGCCGATGAGCGTCGTCACCCGGTCGTGGGCCAGTGCCGAGGAGAATCGGCATGCGCTGCGGAGTTCGCTGCTGACCGCTCTCAGTGAGGTCTGA
- a CDS encoding aminotransferase class III-fold pyridoxal phosphate-dependent enzyme: protein MGEQVESTGRGRHSRPLGAGVLAVRGAVEAVRLLWWSLVFGCRAAITVVGKTGDERNRAYSRVLRSFLLRMGPMYIKAGQVLGTQTGLLTTAGADEFREFFSGVPPMSQRRLGRVLRAEFPDGLERVFADFDRHAIAAGSVAEVHRATLLDGTPVAVKIVKRGVREQLQTSTWTIDKMLRVLTALIPPLRAFDAVDHFNELRPLLIDQCDMLSEANKQQTMRDNFTGHPYATVPHVHHEVCSENFLVMEYIDQTLGEDFDRLDYPGSTLARRLQDTFYTMAFFHGNFHVDPHPGNMMFDDDGMIYMLDFGLVGKLDEDSKWALASFYYAAIRGEWDLAVARFTGAFVPKGEALLEDPTYTEALEAVLRKHFSEISDHWSTMAFFDDATRVLRGYGARVTTAFSLLGLAFLTGEGVVSVIDPEIDIWDNARRFTDMFSPFMSDDLKAKFDDAIESQIPLSMGHKNDPERKVVAPTHFDRYALPSAYPLIVDTASGCRVTDIDGNTYIDLASGYGPHILGYAPQVAIEATSAALAKGAVNALGNTAEIELAEIIADAFGDDTRVVFSNSGTESAIMALRIARAHTGKQRIAKFEGHYHGFSDQGMVSSWFRYSGPAHEPRPVSNSAGAQQCLVDETMILQYGSEISLQRITAAADELAAVILEPMPASQAGYDAEFLAALVATCRQAGVLVIFDEVVTGFRVAYGGAQTLAGVTPDMTCLGKIIGGGLPGGAVVGRSEVIATARTSDDPFVDLERKAFVGGTMSGNSITAAAGAAVLGHLRDNPQIYVDLDNKTEYLKSALEEASRSAGVACRIKGARSIFSTSFDYAKPKLVRDQMAGANIKATLALSYYMRKHGVYLPELHTMLLNDAHQIADLDQVADAFRESLIEMDKEGFFVH from the coding sequence GTGGGCGAACAAGTGGAATCGACGGGTCGGGGAAGGCATTCGCGTCCGTTGGGCGCGGGGGTGCTCGCGGTCCGCGGCGCCGTCGAAGCGGTTCGACTGCTGTGGTGGTCGCTCGTCTTCGGATGCCGCGCCGCCATCACCGTCGTCGGAAAGACCGGCGACGAGCGCAACCGCGCCTACTCCCGGGTGCTGCGCTCCTTCCTGTTGCGCATGGGGCCGATGTACATCAAGGCCGGCCAGGTGCTGGGCACCCAGACCGGTTTGCTGACGACCGCCGGTGCCGACGAGTTCCGCGAGTTCTTCTCCGGCGTGCCGCCGATGTCGCAGCGCCGGCTCGGGCGGGTGTTGCGCGCGGAGTTCCCGGACGGGCTCGAGCGCGTCTTCGCCGACTTCGACCGCCACGCGATCGCCGCCGGTTCGGTGGCCGAGGTGCACCGTGCCACCCTTCTCGACGGGACCCCGGTCGCGGTGAAGATCGTCAAGCGCGGGGTGCGCGAGCAGCTGCAGACCAGTACGTGGACGATCGACAAGATGCTGCGCGTGCTCACCGCGCTGATCCCGCCGCTGCGTGCCTTCGACGCCGTCGACCACTTCAACGAATTGCGCCCGCTGCTGATCGACCAGTGCGACATGCTGAGCGAGGCGAATAAGCAGCAGACGATGCGCGACAACTTCACCGGTCACCCCTATGCCACGGTGCCGCATGTCCACCACGAGGTGTGCTCGGAGAACTTCCTGGTCATGGAATACATCGACCAGACGCTGGGCGAGGACTTCGACCGTCTCGACTATCCGGGCTCGACGCTGGCGCGCCGACTGCAGGACACCTTCTACACAATGGCGTTCTTCCACGGCAACTTCCACGTCGACCCGCATCCGGGCAACATGATGTTCGATGACGACGGCATGATCTACATGCTGGACTTCGGCCTCGTCGGCAAGCTCGACGAGGACAGCAAATGGGCCCTCGCGTCCTTCTACTACGCCGCCATCCGCGGCGAATGGGATCTCGCCGTCGCCCGCTTCACCGGGGCGTTCGTCCCCAAGGGTGAGGCGCTGCTGGAGGACCCGACCTACACCGAAGCGCTCGAGGCGGTGCTGCGCAAGCACTTCTCCGAGATCTCCGACCACTGGTCGACGATGGCGTTCTTCGACGACGCGACCCGGGTGCTGCGCGGGTACGGTGCCCGGGTGACCACTGCCTTCTCGCTGCTCGGGCTGGCCTTCCTCACCGGTGAGGGAGTGGTCTCGGTTATCGACCCGGAGATCGACATCTGGGACAACGCGCGACGGTTCACCGACATGTTCTCCCCCTTCATGTCCGACGACCTCAAGGCGAAGTTCGACGACGCGATCGAATCGCAGATCCCGCTCTCGATGGGCCACAAGAACGACCCCGAGCGCAAGGTCGTCGCGCCCACCCATTTCGACCGGTACGCGCTACCGAGCGCCTACCCGCTGATCGTCGACACCGCCAGCGGATGCCGGGTGACCGACATCGACGGCAACACCTACATCGACCTGGCGAGCGGATACGGCCCCCACATCCTCGGCTACGCCCCGCAGGTGGCGATCGAGGCGACGAGCGCGGCGCTGGCCAAGGGTGCGGTCAACGCGCTGGGCAACACCGCCGAGATCGAATTGGCGGAGATCATCGCCGACGCCTTCGGCGACGACACCCGGGTGGTCTTCTCCAACTCCGGCACCGAGTCCGCGATCATGGCGCTGCGGATCGCGCGCGCCCACACCGGTAAGCAGCGGATCGCGAAGTTCGAGGGGCACTACCACGGGTTCTCCGACCAGGGGATGGTCTCCTCCTGGTTCCGCTACAGCGGTCCGGCGCACGAGCCGCGGCCGGTCAGCAACTCGGCGGGAGCGCAGCAATGCCTCGTCGACGAGACGATGATCCTCCAGTACGGCAGCGAGATCAGCCTGCAGCGGATCACCGCGGCGGCCGACGAATTGGCCGCGGTCATCCTCGAGCCGATGCCGGCCTCCCAGGCCGGGTACGACGCCGAATTCCTCGCCGCGCTCGTCGCGACCTGCCGACAGGCCGGCGTACTGGTCATCTTCGACGAGGTCGTCACCGGATTCCGCGTCGCCTACGGCGGTGCGCAGACGCTCGCGGGCGTGACGCCGGATATGACCTGCCTGGGCAAGATCATCGGCGGCGGCCTGCCGGGCGGGGCCGTGGTCGGACGCAGCGAGGTCATCGCGACCGCCCGCACCTCCGACGACCCCTTCGTCGATCTGGAGCGCAAAGCCTTCGTCGGCGGCACCATGAGCGGCAACTCGATCACCGCCGCCGCCGGTGCCGCGGTCCTGGGGCACCTGCGCGACAACCCGCAGATCTACGTCGACCTGGACAACAAGACCGAGTACCTGAAGAGCGCGTTGGAGGAGGCGTCGCGCAGCGCCGGAGTCGCCTGCCGGATCAAGGGTGCCCGGTCGATCTTCTCGACGAGCTTCGACTACGCCAAGCCCAAGCTGGTCCGCGACCAGATGGCCGGGGCGAATATCAAGGCGACGCTGGCGCTCTCGTACTACATGCGCAAGCACGGCGTCTACCTCCCCGAACTGCACACCATGCTGCTCAACGACGCCCACCAGATCGCCGACCTGGACCAGGTCGCCGATGCATTCCGGGAAAGCCTCATCGAGATGGACAAGGAAGGTTTCTTCGTCCATTGA